A window from Candidatus Nitrospira neomarina encodes these proteins:
- a CDS encoding non-ribosomal peptide synthetase: protein MDEITNRIAALSNEQRALFENKLANQSNNLSASIPPRTGSENLPLSFAQQRLWFLDRFEPGSSFYNIPATIRLSGSIDPSVLERVVREIIHRHEVLRTTFPVIDGMPVQRIAPSLVIPVPWIDMRSVPKMQRRIQLQHWYEEETNRPFDLECGPLLRVGVLQIGTLEYWVVFSFHHIVFDGWSINILENEFRVLLAAFEAGLPSPLPHFVVQYADFALWQRRNLSGENLERLLSYWRCALDGAPEVIDLPTDRPRPASLSFRGARRGFVVEAIVADRLRDLARQEGATMFMVLCAAFQLLLRLYSGQEDILVGTIIANRTRSEFESLIGFFVNSLVLRVDFSGNPTFREIVCRVKETTLGALAHQDLPFERLVEELRPARNLSRNPLFQVAFVLQNQPGLTDDSAEASHSNEPVQHSAGTSKFDLTLAMMEGFRHVRGAVEYNTDLFDSGTVDRLVDHFCVLLDNVAADPDQRAREVSLLTPSERRALYQFNRPGPASSNSWRSICDLLNIAASAHPDQIALEDESEALSYAELNLRANQLSQFLMGLGIGAEQVVALFLNRSVIAPIALFGVLGAGGAVLPLDPETPRERLDFMMNASDVHLLLTCREKLESLGPVNCPIVCLDDEETVSAISSTPQKIINAAVEPDQLAYIIFTSGSTGLPKGVMVPHRGLAELGATVGQVFGHPPGSRVLQAAPPSFDAWIFEILIALGGYSTLILEPAEKLIPGPELTHLLKRRNVDVAILTPSAFSVMEAGDLAELNTVVFAAEASTRELAGRWSRGRKLFNAYGPTECTIAALLGPCSSDRLPPLGRPVLGTKIYVLDRYLNYSPPGCVGQIYIGGHGVARGYKGKPGLTADRFVPDPFTCEAGGRLYRTGDMARFTLDGELEFVGRDDDQVKLRGIRIELGEIQKRLLDYRSVEQAVVIVRRDLESGPRLVAYIVGKPTPPTAAELRVNLRQYLPGYMIPSAFVFLNKLPLNSNGKLSKSALPAPERLRVEGSGRGDPPRNSVEERIAGVWGEILGLERVMVQENFFDLGGHSLAATQVLSRLTDMFRVEVPLRQFFLDPTVSGLATAIKKIQLEPPGILPPTITSQARSETLPLSFAQERLWFLDRFEPGSPFYNIPASMRILGSINKKALSSAIGALISRHEVLRTVFDEEDGRPVQRILPEMDVIITPYDLRQRSEIERELEAKKLIAEEARRSFNLVQGPLFRVALIHLSEEQHILLVSMHHIIADGWSMGIVLRELNDLYMAFALGQPHKLPPLQLQYADFAIWQREWLTGDVLARQLAWWRTQLRGAPPLLDFPLDRPRQATKLFRGATYHFKIAPSLAQSFHALANREGVTSFMALLAAFSVLLYRYSGQSDMVLGTPIANRTRPELEGLIGLFVNTLALRCDLSGRPSFRELLIRTREITLGAYAHQDLPFERLVEVLQPERNLSHNPIFQVMFAFQNVPILGGNSAYQEWHEKQEQAQELAGGNGTAKFDLTLFLREASAGLAGAIEYNTNLFDGERIIGLVKHLQKLLSQIVEAPDCAIDDFSLLEDSDLRQMVFEWNDTGVERPLLLAHQLFERQALEVPGAIALEFNGVQLTYGELNGRANFLAQELRNRGVGPETVVAIVCERSFEALVGIMGVWKAGGAYLPADPENPPARLEKIFQDAGICLILTSQSLLVHFHSLTGVEVLCLDDPLISGVIDKPPLVPLNPANLAYIIYTSGSTGSPKGVMTEHAPLVNRLLWMVENHSMGLGEVVLQKTPLHFDVSVWEYLWPLSTGAKLVIAEPGGHRDPGYLTRLVIESGVTVLHFVPSMLPAFLQQSELDRCTSLKRIYTSGEELKKAVVESVFSRLSVQLHNMYGPTETAIEVTHWVCGHEELSGTIPIGWPLPNTRLYILDGGLQPTPVDIPGEIYIGGLPCARGYHRRGGLTAERFVPDPFGTHGNRMYRTGDRARFRSDLTVEFLGRLDEQVKIRGFRVETGEIEETLRRHRFVAESAVVLKEVAENDKRLIAYIVPKVGVNLSGTLVEDLRSDLRTVLPEYMVPSAINLLESMPRSASGKINRRELPSPQSMVREDFQGPRTQVELRVAGIWSQVLHIRQIDIRDRFFEIGGHSLLATQVIARVNKSFEVNLPLRSLFDAPSLAGFSALVAEKEILVAESKIKPITAYAGRDEAALLKRIDTMSDEEVTSLLAELSSEEDSQ, encoded by the coding sequence ATGGATGAAATTACTAATCGCATCGCAGCTCTTTCAAATGAACAACGTGCGCTTTTTGAAAATAAACTTGCCAATCAGAGCAACAATCTGTCTGCTTCTATCCCGCCACGAACCGGGTCTGAAAATCTGCCGCTTAGTTTTGCGCAGCAGCGATTGTGGTTTCTTGATCGCTTCGAGCCTGGAAGTTCTTTTTATAATATTCCTGCGACGATTCGTTTGAGCGGTTCGATCGACCCCTCAGTGCTCGAACGCGTGGTGAGGGAGATCATCCACCGACATGAGGTGTTGAGGACAACTTTCCCAGTTATAGATGGAATGCCGGTACAACGGATTGCTCCTTCATTGGTAATACCTGTTCCTTGGATTGACATGCGTTCCGTGCCGAAAATGCAGAGACGCATTCAGTTGCAACATTGGTATGAAGAAGAGACGAATCGCCCGTTTGACTTGGAGTGCGGTCCATTGCTGAGGGTAGGAGTGTTGCAAATAGGGACTCTAGAATATTGGGTCGTGTTCTCATTTCACCACATCGTATTCGATGGCTGGTCCATCAATATTTTAGAGAATGAGTTTCGTGTGTTGCTGGCCGCATTTGAGGCTGGGCTTCCTTCTCCCTTACCCCATTTTGTGGTTCAGTATGCTGATTTTGCCCTGTGGCAAAGGCGGAATCTGAGCGGGGAGAATCTCGAACGACTGCTATCCTATTGGCGGTGCGCTCTGGATGGTGCGCCAGAAGTGATCGATTTGCCCACAGATCGGCCACGACCTGCGTCACTTAGTTTCCGAGGTGCGCGAAGAGGTTTTGTAGTGGAAGCAATAGTAGCCGATCGGTTACGAGACTTAGCGCGACAGGAGGGGGCAACCATGTTTATGGTGCTTTGTGCTGCATTCCAGCTATTGTTGCGTTTGTATTCAGGCCAGGAAGACATCCTTGTTGGTACTATCATAGCCAACCGAACGCGTTCTGAATTCGAGTCGCTGATTGGATTTTTCGTCAACTCCCTTGTCCTGCGTGTTGATTTTTCTGGCAATCCCACCTTTCGCGAGATTGTCTGCCGTGTTAAAGAAACCACTCTTGGTGCCTTAGCTCACCAGGACCTTCCTTTTGAGCGTTTGGTGGAAGAATTACGGCCGGCCCGGAATCTAAGCCGCAATCCTCTCTTCCAAGTAGCATTTGTTCTTCAAAACCAACCCGGACTTACGGATGACTCTGCGGAGGCATCTCACTCGAATGAACCTGTCCAACATTCAGCGGGCACATCGAAGTTCGATTTGACACTGGCTATGATGGAAGGTTTTCGCCATGTTCGGGGAGCAGTTGAATATAACACCGATCTGTTCGACTCGGGCACCGTAGATCGTTTGGTCGATCATTTTTGTGTTCTGCTTGACAATGTTGCGGCTGATCCTGATCAAAGGGCGCGCGAGGTTTCCCTGCTTACACCTTCTGAACGCCGAGCCTTATATCAATTCAATCGACCTGGACCAGCATCGTCCAATTCGTGGCGTTCGATTTGTGATCTTCTAAACATTGCAGCATCTGCACATCCCGATCAAATTGCTTTAGAAGATGAAAGTGAGGCGCTTTCCTATGCCGAACTCAATTTACGCGCGAATCAGCTTTCCCAATTTCTTATGGGTCTGGGAATAGGCGCTGAACAGGTCGTCGCCCTCTTTTTGAATCGGTCCGTTATTGCACCAATAGCCCTATTTGGTGTGTTAGGTGCTGGGGGTGCGGTGTTACCCCTTGATCCCGAAACTCCGAGAGAGCGACTCGACTTTATGATGAACGCTAGCGACGTGCATCTTCTTCTGACCTGTCGTGAAAAGCTAGAGTCATTGGGACCAGTAAACTGTCCCATCGTATGTCTTGATGATGAAGAAACTGTATCGGCTATTTCTTCCACTCCCCAAAAGATCATTAATGCAGCGGTGGAACCGGACCAACTTGCATATATCATATTTACATCAGGATCCACTGGATTACCCAAGGGGGTCATGGTACCGCACCGGGGTCTTGCGGAATTAGGTGCGACGGTTGGCCAGGTGTTTGGTCATCCGCCGGGTAGCCGAGTACTCCAAGCGGCGCCCCCGAGCTTTGACGCGTGGATCTTTGAAATCTTAATTGCTCTCGGGGGTTATTCTACCCTCATTCTTGAGCCCGCCGAGAAGTTGATACCGGGCCCTGAGCTGACTCATCTCCTGAAGAGGCGGAACGTTGATGTAGCAATTCTTACACCATCTGCATTCAGTGTCATGGAAGCCGGCGATCTAGCGGAACTGAATACGGTTGTTTTTGCGGCTGAGGCCAGTACGCGAGAACTGGCGGGGCGCTGGTCAAGAGGCCGGAAGCTTTTTAACGCTTATGGGCCTACTGAATGCACCATCGCTGCGTTGCTCGGTCCATGTAGCAGCGATCGCCTTCCACCGCTAGGTCGTCCCGTGCTCGGGACGAAAATTTACGTACTTGACAGATATTTGAATTACTCACCGCCAGGATGTGTTGGTCAGATTTATATTGGCGGACATGGGGTGGCTCGCGGCTACAAGGGAAAGCCGGGTTTGACTGCCGACCGTTTCGTTCCTGATCCTTTTACTTGTGAGGCGGGGGGGCGGTTGTATCGAACCGGTGACATGGCTCGTTTTACATTAGATGGTGAACTCGAATTTGTCGGGCGTGATGATGATCAGGTGAAACTTCGCGGTATTCGCATCGAGCTTGGTGAGATCCAGAAAAGACTCCTTGATTACAGGAGTGTGGAACAGGCTGTCGTAATAGTGCGACGAGATCTTGAAAGCGGACCTCGGCTGGTGGCCTATATCGTTGGTAAGCCGACCCCTCCTACAGCTGCTGAGTTACGGGTCAATCTTCGGCAATATCTCCCTGGTTACATGATTCCGTCGGCTTTTGTGTTTCTGAATAAGCTGCCGCTGAATTCTAATGGGAAACTTTCAAAGAGCGCGCTTCCTGCACCGGAGCGCTTACGAGTCGAAGGTAGTGGGAGAGGGGATCCACCCCGCAATTCGGTCGAGGAGCGAATCGCAGGGGTATGGGGTGAGATCCTCGGGTTGGAGAGGGTGATGGTGCAGGAAAATTTCTTCGATTTGGGTGGACACTCGCTTGCTGCCACACAGGTACTCTCAAGACTGACCGACATGTTTCGCGTGGAGGTGCCACTACGTCAGTTCTTTTTGGATCCCACAGTCAGCGGTCTTGCCACTGCAATCAAAAAAATCCAACTTGAGCCCCCTGGCATTTTACCACCGACTATAACATCGCAGGCTCGTTCCGAAACGTTGCCTCTATCTTTTGCTCAAGAGCGTCTGTGGTTTCTCGATCGGTTTGAGCCTGGCAGCCCATTTTACAATATTCCAGCTTCCATGCGAATCCTGGGTAGCATTAATAAAAAGGCTCTGAGTTCTGCTATTGGAGCGCTTATTTCCCGCCATGAGGTGCTGCGCACAGTTTTTGATGAAGAAGACGGACGTCCGGTACAGCGAATCCTACCTGAAATGGATGTGATTATTACGCCTTATGACCTGAGGCAACGGTCAGAAATAGAACGAGAATTAGAAGCTAAGAAACTGATTGCAGAGGAAGCCCGTCGCTCGTTCAATCTTGTTCAAGGGCCTCTCTTTCGTGTAGCCCTCATCCATCTCTCCGAGGAGCAACATATTCTTCTGGTAAGCATGCACCACATAATCGCCGACGGATGGTCGATGGGTATCGTGTTACGGGAGCTAAATGATCTTTATATGGCATTTGCCTTGGGACAGCCACACAAACTGCCCCCCCTTCAACTACAGTACGCGGATTTCGCTATTTGGCAGCGCGAATGGCTAACCGGTGATGTTCTCGCACGGCAACTCGCCTGGTGGCGAACTCAACTCCGCGGCGCACCACCGCTATTAGATTTTCCGTTGGACCGCCCACGCCAGGCCACGAAACTTTTCCGCGGCGCCACTTACCATTTTAAGATTGCCCCTTCCTTAGCACAAAGCTTCCACGCTTTAGCAAACCGTGAAGGCGTAACATCTTTCATGGCATTGCTGGCTGCGTTTTCAGTGCTTCTATACCGATATAGTGGTCAATCTGACATGGTACTCGGAACTCCCATTGCTAACCGCACACGGCCAGAGCTTGAAGGATTGATCGGGTTATTTGTAAATACCCTCGCGCTCCGTTGCGATCTCTCAGGTCGACCTTCCTTCCGTGAATTACTTATTCGTACTAGAGAAATCACACTGGGTGCCTATGCACATCAAGATTTACCGTTCGAGCGACTAGTTGAAGTCTTACAGCCTGAACGTAACCTCAGTCATAACCCAATATTCCAAGTAATGTTCGCTTTCCAAAATGTTCCTATTCTTGGTGGAAATTCGGCATATCAGGAATGGCATGAGAAACAGGAACAGGCTCAAGAGCTGGCGGGAGGCAATGGTACAGCTAAATTCGATCTTACCTTATTCCTCAGGGAAGCCTCGGCAGGACTGGCGGGAGCGATCGAATACAATACAAACCTTTTTGATGGGGAACGTATTATAGGCTTGGTGAAACACCTGCAAAAGCTACTTTCTCAGATCGTGGAGGCTCCTGACTGTGCCATTGATGATTTCTCTCTGCTAGAGGATTCGGACCTTCGACAAATGGTGTTTGAGTGGAATGATACTGGTGTCGAACGCCCCCTTCTTCTGGCACATCAGTTATTCGAACGTCAGGCCCTAGAGGTTCCGGGAGCAATTGCGCTAGAGTTCAACGGCGTTCAACTCACCTATGGCGAACTCAATGGTCGTGCGAACTTTCTTGCACAAGAGCTACGGAACAGAGGTGTAGGTCCTGAGACAGTAGTCGCTATTGTGTGCGAACGATCTTTCGAGGCCTTGGTCGGTATAATGGGTGTGTGGAAAGCAGGAGGTGCCTATCTTCCAGCCGACCCCGAGAATCCACCAGCCCGTCTTGAAAAAATCTTTCAAGACGCTGGTATTTGCCTGATATTAACCAGCCAAAGCCTACTTGTCCATTTCCACTCGCTCACAGGCGTGGAGGTTCTCTGCCTGGATGATCCGCTTATTAGTGGTGTGATTGATAAACCACCTCTTGTCCCACTAAATCCCGCCAATCTTGCATATATTATCTATACTTCGGGTTCCACAGGCTCGCCAAAGGGGGTAATGACGGAGCATGCGCCTCTCGTTAACCGTTTACTTTGGATGGTAGAGAATCACTCCATGGGACTCGGTGAAGTGGTACTTCAAAAGACGCCGCTCCATTTCGATGTGTCAGTATGGGAGTATCTATGGCCACTATCTACAGGTGCGAAGCTTGTGATTGCTGAACCGGGTGGTCACCGTGATCCCGGTTATCTTACTCGTTTAGTGATCGAATCTGGTGTCACCGTCCTTCACTTCGTTCCATCGATGTTGCCGGCATTTCTCCAACAGTCCGAATTGGATCGTTGTACAAGTTTGAAACGAATTTACACTAGTGGAGAGGAACTAAAAAAGGCTGTTGTAGAAAGTGTCTTTTCCAGATTATCAGTCCAGCTGCATAACATGTATGGCCCAACAGAAACTGCGATTGAAGTGACACATTGGGTATGTGGCCACGAAGAGTTGTCGGGTACCATTCCTATTGGATGGCCGCTCCCAAACACCCGTCTGTACATTCTGGATGGTGGTCTTCAGCCGACGCCCGTGGATATTCCCGGAGAAATTTATATTGGTGGATTGCCGTGCGCTCGAGGTTACCACAGGCGCGGCGGGCTTACCGCGGAACGATTTGTTCCCGACCCATTTGGGACGCATGGTAATCGAATGTACAGGACCGGTGATCGTGCGCGGTTTAGGAGCGATCTCACCGTGGAATTCTTAGGACGACTTGATGAACAGGTCAAAATACGGGGTTTCCGTGTCGAGACCGGCGAAATCGAAGAAACCCTTCGGAGGCATCGGTTTGTAGCTGAGAGTGCGGTTGTGCTCAAAGAAGTGGCAGAAAATGATAAGCGGCTTATCGCATATATTGTTCCGAAAGTTGGGGTAAACCTGTCAGGAACTTTAGTCGAGGATCTTCGCAGTGACCTTAGAACTGTTCTACCTGAATACATGGTTCCTTCAGCAATCAATTTGCTCGAGTCGATGCCTCGCAGCGCTTCAGGGAAGATTAATCGCCGTGAACTTCCCTCACCTCAATCTATGGTCCGCGAAGATTTTCAAGGTCCTCGAACGCAGGTTGAATTACGAGTAGCTGGGATTTGGTCGCAAGTGTTGCACATCCGACAGATTGACATCCGCGACCGTTTTTTCGAAATTGGAGGGCACTCCCTGTTAGCTACTCAAGTGATAGCTCGAGTAAATAAATCTTTTGAAGTTAACTTGCCGCTGCGCAGCCTCTTTGATGCTCCATCACTGGCCGGTTTTTCTGCTCTTGTAGCCGAGAAAGAAATTTTGGTTGCTGAGTCCAAGATTAAGCCAATTACGGCATATGCGGGACGGGATGAAGCTGCGTTGCTAAAACGTATTGACACTATGTCGGACGAAGAGGTGACTTCCCTCTTAGCTGAGTTGTCGTCCGAGGAGGACAGTCAGTGA
- a CDS encoding amino acid adenylation domain-containing protein, whose protein sequence is MSSDHISADERRAKLSALLQKRIKGRAGPLSPAQQRLWFLEQLDPGQPTYHIPTVLRLKGRTDVDALERSIGELICRHESLRTVYELDCNIPRQRVLPFRKFNLTIVDDFDGDPDAEGKALRLISDNISEPFDLEYGPPVRASLYYLSPLHQLFVLTVHHIAVDGWSLTLLLRELEAIYPAFVRGDPSPLPDPPLQCLDFVYWQESAFRSSALATQIAFWRAELADAPEEINLPTDFPHTYTATHKGQLHRFDIEPSVVTALRDLAHSEGATLYMALIAIYAILLHRLGGQCDLVIGSPAANRPIIEMEGMVGLCANILPIRLRVFGYMSFRELLRKTRETTLQAFQHQDVPFERIVEYLSPMRKLGRNPIFQVLFTLQNLPRNPPAKLGTKTGRLPPVVGNGRAQFDLSLSANEVDEGLVCSLEYSTDIFSEESGMRMAGQFRSLMFAATNQPISPVLSLPLNSAADRARLLKASYGPASPLPQRCPVEAISRLALTHPGDVALASHNKLLTFAELESEVAKWTEWLCVSGVGPEVRVALCAFETRDIVVGLLAVLRACGTYVPIDSHSTNNRVEFILKETNATILLTTTELLDRFDWFHGRKLLLDRPPNIPDSQSHVPLAKAHEETAAYIIFTSGSTGSPRGVVATRRGLYNHINVLQSMYPLNQEDSVLHLTNVSFDASLWELLGPLSAGASLISCPAFAKRSPSDIVEVVSQNRISAIQVVPSLLRTLLDEPRLNRCQELRRVYCGGEPLSMDLSRRFFARLDAELLNMYGPTEATIDVTSWRCVLESNLQAVPIGQPIPGAVAFLLDSNLEPVPDNVLGEIFVGGVGVARGYLNTPSETANRFVPNPFGPSGSRFYRTGDWGRRCNGSELEFGGRIDDQVKLQGNRIELGGIETILKQRSDITDAAVALSIPLRGEPVLAAMVVSRTTIKIDELRAYLLNRLPSVEVPAVIRLVKALPVMPSGKIDRQAVAESARLTVDNSFEPLHVGDETVLAGIWAKVLNVVEIGRHQNFFELGGHSLLAMQVVSRMREAFGVEVPLQQLFKTSTVASLSAWLADVRRNF, encoded by the coding sequence GTGAGTAGCGACCACATCTCAGCAGATGAGCGACGTGCTAAACTATCCGCCCTTTTACAAAAGCGTATCAAAGGAAGGGCGGGGCCGCTTTCCCCAGCGCAGCAGCGCCTTTGGTTTCTTGAACAGCTCGATCCAGGTCAACCGACTTATCATATTCCCACCGTGCTTCGCTTGAAAGGCCGAACTGACGTCGATGCCTTAGAGCGTTCCATTGGGGAGCTTATTTGTCGGCATGAGTCATTGCGGACTGTTTACGAGCTGGACTGCAATATACCCAGACAGCGCGTTCTCCCTTTTAGAAAATTTAATCTTACTATTGTGGATGATTTTGACGGCGATCCTGATGCCGAAGGTAAGGCGCTTAGGTTGATCTCTGATAATATTTCGGAACCTTTTGACCTTGAATATGGACCGCCGGTGCGCGCTTCTCTATATTATCTTTCTCCCCTTCACCAATTGTTTGTCCTGACAGTACATCACATCGCTGTGGATGGATGGTCTCTCACCCTCCTCCTCAGAGAGCTTGAGGCAATCTATCCTGCATTTGTACGAGGGGATCCATCTCCTCTTCCTGATCCTCCGCTTCAGTGCCTAGACTTTGTATACTGGCAAGAATCTGCGTTTCGAAGTTCCGCTCTCGCCACTCAAATAGCTTTTTGGCGCGCGGAACTAGCTGACGCTCCGGAAGAAATAAATCTTCCTACCGATTTCCCCCACACGTACACAGCTACCCACAAAGGTCAGCTCCACCGCTTTGATATCGAGCCTTCGGTGGTTACTGCCTTGCGCGATCTAGCGCATAGTGAGGGGGCGACCCTCTATATGGCGCTAATTGCAATCTATGCCATTCTTCTCCATAGACTAGGAGGGCAATGCGATCTGGTTATTGGGTCACCTGCTGCAAATCGGCCCATAATCGAAATGGAGGGGATGGTTGGGCTCTGTGCAAACATTTTGCCGATCCGTTTGCGCGTTTTCGGCTATATGTCCTTTCGGGAGTTGCTTCGCAAAACTCGCGAAACTACCCTCCAGGCATTTCAGCACCAGGATGTGCCATTTGAACGAATTGTCGAGTATCTTAGCCCAATGCGGAAACTTGGCCGAAATCCTATTTTTCAGGTACTTTTCACACTTCAGAACCTTCCCCGCAACCCTCCTGCAAAGCTGGGCACAAAGACGGGCAGGTTACCTCCTGTAGTTGGAAACGGGCGAGCACAATTCGATCTTTCATTATCCGCGAATGAAGTTGATGAAGGTCTTGTGTGCTCGCTTGAATATAGTACAGACATTTTTTCCGAGGAAAGCGGCATGCGTATGGCAGGGCAATTCCGATCCTTAATGTTCGCTGCGACAAATCAGCCGATTAGCCCTGTTTTATCCCTACCCTTGAACTCTGCGGCTGATCGAGCGAGATTGCTTAAGGCCTCCTACGGTCCGGCATCACCTTTGCCACAGCGGTGCCCTGTAGAGGCCATATCTAGACTAGCATTAACCCATCCCGGCGATGTCGCTTTAGCCTCACATAATAAACTGCTTACATTTGCTGAACTTGAATCTGAAGTAGCTAAGTGGACCGAATGGCTGTGTGTATCAGGTGTTGGTCCTGAAGTACGTGTGGCCCTTTGCGCATTTGAAACTCGTGATATTGTAGTTGGCCTTCTAGCAGTACTCCGCGCCTGTGGAACCTACGTTCCTATTGATTCGCACTCTACAAATAATCGTGTGGAGTTTATTCTTAAGGAAACGAATGCCACCATACTGCTAACCACGACAGAGTTATTGGACCGTTTTGACTGGTTTCATGGCAGAAAGCTTTTGCTCGATAGGCCGCCGAATATTCCCGACTCCCAGTCCCATGTTCCGCTGGCTAAAGCACATGAAGAAACGGCCGCTTACATAATTTTCACATCAGGTTCAACTGGAAGTCCAAGAGGGGTGGTCGCAACACGGCGTGGCCTTTACAACCATATTAACGTGCTTCAGTCAATGTACCCATTGAATCAAGAAGATTCCGTACTCCATTTAACGAATGTGAGTTTTGATGCCTCTCTTTGGGAGCTTCTAGGACCTCTCTCCGCAGGCGCCTCCCTAATTAGTTGCCCGGCGTTTGCAAAGCGAAGCCCCAGTGATATTGTGGAGGTGGTCTCTCAGAACCGCATTTCTGCGATCCAGGTTGTGCCTTCTCTGCTTCGAACTCTTTTAGACGAACCTAGACTGAATCGGTGCCAGGAGCTTAGGCGTGTCTACTGCGGAGGGGAGCCGCTTTCCATGGATTTGTCACGACGATTCTTTGCGCGATTAGATGCAGAATTGTTGAACATGTATGGGCCGACTGAGGCAACAATTGATGTGACATCTTGGCGGTGTGTTCTGGAATCCAATTTACAGGCAGTTCCCATTGGCCAACCTATTCCAGGAGCGGTTGCTTTCTTGCTTGATTCAAACCTGGAGCCAGTGCCTGATAACGTATTGGGGGAAATTTTCGTCGGTGGTGTAGGCGTGGCTCGTGGGTACCTGAATACGCCAAGTGAAACAGCTAATCGTTTTGTCCCGAATCCATTTGGACCATCAGGTTCCCGTTTTTACCGAACCGGAGATTGGGGACGCCGCTGTAATGGGAGTGAGCTTGAATTTGGTGGACGTATCGATGACCAGGTCAAGCTTCAAGGAAACCGCATTGAACTCGGTGGAATCGAGACAATTCTCAAACAGAGATCCGACATAACAGATGCAGCTGTGGCCTTGTCTATTCCGCTTCGTGGTGAACCTGTTCTGGCGGCAATGGTCGTCTCGCGGACCACGATAAAAATCGATGAGCTTCGTGCCTACCTACTTAATCGATTGCCAAGCGTCGAAGTGCCCGCCGTTATTCGCCTCGTGAAGGCGCTTCCTGTAATGCCGTCTGGAAAGATTGACCGTCAGGCGGTTGCGGAATCAGCCAGACTAACGGTGGACAATTCTTTCGAACCGTTGCACGTGGGTGACGAGACGGTGTTGGCTGGCATCTGGGCTAAAGTACTGAATGTGGTTGAGATCGGACGGCATCAAAACTTTTTTGAGTTGGGAGGACATTCGCTGCTTGCCATGCAGGTGGTATCTAGGATGCGCGAAGCTTTTGGTGTTGAAGTGCCTCTTCAGCAACTCTTCAAAACTTCGACAGTAGCAAGCTTGTCGGCCTGGCTTGCGGATGTTCGTCGAAATTTTTAA
- a CDS encoding MbtH family protein, whose product MFEDDDKTIYRVVINHEEQYSIWPIDRDIPSGWEEVGKSGIKTECLTYIDEIWTDMRPLSLRKAMEQKGKNLD is encoded by the coding sequence ATGTTTGAAGATGATGACAAGACGATCTATCGGGTAGTAATTAACCATGAGGAGCAATATTCAATTTGGCCAATTGATCGTGATATTCCGTCTGGGTGGGAGGAGGTCGGCAAGTCTGGTATTAAAACCGAATGCCTCACTTACATTGATGAGATTTGGACGGACATGCGGCCTCTTAGCTTGAGAAAGGCTATGGAGCAAAAGGGGAAAAACCTCGACTGA
- a CDS encoding DNA modification methylase — MGLTHVPTIRLADLTEAQKRAYLLADNKLVEQAGWDRELLALEFQELQALELDCDLTITGFSTAEIDLLMDSLSADDDDPDGDDPNPGDEPPPTTPPVSRRGDLWLLGPHRVLCGDATDPAAFLLLMEGQLAQMVFLDPPYNVPIGGHVCGLGAVQHPNFAMASGEMSEADFTTFLQSLFTQLTQQSVEGAIHYLCMDWRHLYELLTAARSVYPTIKNLCVWTKDNGGMGTFYRSQHELVLVAKHGTAPHINNFELGQHGRYRTNVWSYPGSNSFHADREQLLALHPTVKPVAMIADAIKDCSHRGGIILDSCAGSGSTMLGAEQTGRCAYLMKLDPRYVDTAVRRWERATGQTAHHAETGLTFTQMQEDRGHERA; from the coding sequence GTGGGCCTGACGCACGTTCCCACCATTCGACTCGCCGATCTGACCGAGGCGCAGAAACGAGCCTATCTCCTCGCCGATAATAAATTGGTGGAACAGGCAGGGTGGGATCGCGAGCTGTTGGCGTTGGAGTTTCAGGAACTCCAGGCGTTAGAGCTGGATTGTGACCTGACGATTACCGGTTTTTCCACGGCGGAGATTGACCTGCTGATGGACAGTCTCTCAGCGGATGACGACGACCCCGATGGGGACGACCCCAACCCCGGAGACGAGCCTCCCCCCACCACGCCGCCGGTGAGTCGGCGAGGGGATCTGTGGCTCCTGGGCCCGCACCGGGTGCTGTGTGGGGATGCCACGGATCCGGCGGCCTTTCTGCTTCTGATGGAGGGGCAGTTGGCCCAGATGGTCTTCCTTGATCCGCCCTACAATGTGCCCATTGGGGGGCATGTGTGCGGGTTGGGGGCCGTGCAGCATCCTAATTTTGCGATGGCCTCTGGGGAAATGTCTGAAGCCGACTTCACGACGTTTCTGCAGTCCCTCTTCACCCAGCTTACGCAGCAGAGTGTGGAGGGGGCCATTCATTACTTATGTATGGACTGGCGCCATTTGTATGAACTGTTGACGGCGGCCCGGTCGGTCTATCCCACCATCAAAAATCTCTGTGTCTGGACCAAAGACAATGGGGGCATGGGCACGTTCTATCGCTCGCAACATGAACTGGTGTTGGTGGCCAAACACGGCACGGCGCCTCACATCAATAACTTTGAGCTCGGGCAACATGGGCGGTATCGGACCAATGTCTGGTCCTATCCGGGCAGTAACTCCTTTCATGCGGATCGGGAACAGCTGCTCGCCTTGCATCCCACGGTCAAACCGGTGGCGATGATTGCCGATGCCATCAAGGATTGTTCGCATCGTGGGGGGATCATTCTCGATAGCTGTGCCGGCAGTGGCAGCACCATGCTGGGCGCGGAGCAGACGGGGCGTTGCGCCTATCTCATGAAATTGGACCCGCGGTATGTGGATACGGCGGTGCGCCGATGGGAGCGCGCCACTGGGCAAACGGCGCACCATGCCGAGACGGGTCTGACGTTTACGCAGATGCAGGAGGACCGTGGCCATGAGCGCGCCTGA